A part of Aegilops tauschii subsp. strangulata cultivar AL8/78 chromosome 2, Aet v6.0, whole genome shotgun sequence genomic DNA contains:
- the LOC109773938 gene encoding probable protein S-acyltransferase 14, protein MHRSAGVAMAWNVFRFCTALRGLGSIMILLVLAIVGVTYYAVVLCNYGPALLLGGGATLAALAVLLLFHFLLAMLLWSYFSVVFTDPGSVPPNWNLDFDEERGETAPLSSSDFNSQMNPQQSMATGDTGNPRMRYCRKCNQLKPPRCHHCSVCGRCILKMDHHCVWVVNCVGALNYKYFLLFLFYTFLETTLVTLSLLPHFIAFFSDVEIPGSPSALATTFLTFVLNLAFSLSVLGFMIMHISLVSGNTTTIEAYEKKTSPRWMYDLGRKKNFAQVFGNDKKYWFIPAYSEEDLRRMPALQGLDYPVRTDLDGQEL, encoded by the exons ATGCACAGATCGGCGGGGGTCGCGATGGCGTGGAACGTCTTCCGGTTCTGCACGGCGCTCCGGGGCCTGGGCTCCATCATGATCCTGCTCGTCCTCGCCATCGTCGGCGTCACCTACTACGCCGTCGTCCTCTGCAACTACGGCCCCGCCCTCCTCCTCGGCGGCGGCGCCACCCTCGCCGCGCTCGCCGTGCTGCTCCTCTTCCACTTCCTG CTTGCTATGCTGTTATGGAGCTACTTCTCTGTTGTGTTCACCGACCCTGGTTCTGTTCCGCCAAATTGGAACCTTGATTTTGACGAGGAAAGGGGAGAAACTGCTCCCCTCTCTAGCTCAGACTTCAATAGCCAGATGAACCCACAGCAGTCTATGGCTACCGGTGACACGGGCaatccgaggatgaggtactgtagGAAGTGCAACCAACTGAAGCCCCCTCGGTGCCATCATTGCTCTGTTT GTGGAAGGTGTATTCTTAAGATGGATCATCACTGTGTATGGGTTGTTAATTGTGTCGGGGCGCTGAACTATAAATACTTTCTTCTCTTCCTG TTTTACACCTTCCTTGAGACGACGCTTGTTACCCTCTCTTTATTGCCTCACTTCATAGCCTTCTTCAGTGATGTCGAGATCCCAGGAAGTCCTTCAGCACTTGCAACCACATTTCTCACATTTG TGTTGAATCTGGCCTTTTCCTTGAGCGTTCTGGGTTTTATGATAATGCACATTTCACTTGTTTCTGGTAATACAACAACGATTGAG GCATATGAGAAGAAAACTAGTCCACGTTGGATGTATGATCTTGGCCGGAAGAAGAATTTTGCTCAG GTCTTTGGAAACGACAAAAAGTATTGGTTCATTCCTGCATACTCAGAAGAGGACCTGCGAAGGATGCCCGCTCTGCAGGGCCTCGATTATCCTGTCAGGACAGACTTGGACGGGCAAGAGTTGTAA